From a single Arachis hypogaea cultivar Tifrunner chromosome 3, arahy.Tifrunner.gnm2.J5K5, whole genome shotgun sequence genomic region:
- the LOC112789671 gene encoding DNA-(apurinic or apyrimidinic site) endonuclease, chloroplastic isoform X3 — protein sequence MDTLTVEELRKTLRSIKVPAKGRKDDLLSALKSFMDNNDSCELDPQAREEHEKRLLAASENTSMEVTTKKVFDEDPVDDVNDISEISKHNEGKRRLKQSRSAKKTVKVANKKKLSVKSDDVSGCKPSREKRKVSSDIVSVVAQSEEITTAIQTEPWTVFAHKKPQKGWISYNPRTMRPPPLTQDTKFVKLLSWNVNGLRALLKLEGFSALARREDFDVLCLQETKLQEKDIEQIKQHLVDGYDNSFWTCSVSKLGYSGTSIISRIKPLSVRYGLGVSDHDGEGRLVTAEFDTFYLICGYVPNSGDGLRRLTYRVTEWDASLSNYLKELEKSKPVVLAGDLNCAHEEIDIYNPAGNKRSAGFTDEERQSFATNFLSKGFVDTFRRQHPGVVGYTYWGYRHGGRKTNKGWRLDYFLISESIADKVHDSYIIPDVTGSDHCPIGLILKL from the exons ATGGACACGTTGACTGTTGAGGAACTACGGAAAACATTGAG GAGTATAAAGGTCCCCGCTAAAGGTCGTAAAGATGATCTTTTGTCTGCCTTGAAGAGTTTCATGGACAATAATGACTCTTGCG AGCTAGATCCTCAAGCACGAGAAGAACATGAGAAAAGACTCTTAGCTGCTTCAGAAAATACATCTATGGAAGTGACAACTAAGAAGGTATTTGATGAAGACCCTGTTGATGATGTCAATGATATTTCTGAGATAAGTAAACATAACGAGGGTAAAAGAAGATTAAAGCAATCCAGATCTGCAAAGAAAACTGTCAAGGTGGCAAACAAGAAGAAGTTGTCAGTGAAATCAGATGATGTTTCAG GTTGTAAGCCttctagagaaaagagaaaagtaTCTTCAGATATCGTTAGTGTTGTTGCACAATCAGAGGAGATCACTACAGCTATTCAAACTGAACCATGGACAGTTTTTGCACACAAGAAACCACAAAAAGGTTGGATTTCATATAATCCTAGAACTATGAGGCCCCCGCCTCTTACTCAGGATACAAAATTTGTCAAGCTTTTGTCATGGAATGTCAATGGATTGAGAGCATTGCTAAAACTAGAAGGATTTTCTGCACTTGCTCGAAGGGAAGACTTCGATGTATTGTGCTTGCAAGAGACTAAACTGCAG GAGAAAGATATTGAGCAAATCAAACAGCATCTAGTGGATGGCTATGATAACAGCTTTTGGACATGTAGTGTTTCTAAGCTTGGTTATTCTGGAACATCCATAATCTCAAGG ATAAAGCCACTTTCTGTTAGATATGGCCTTGGTGTATCTGATCATGATGGTGAGGGGAGACTTGTGACTGCAGAGTTTGATACATTTTACTTGATATGTGGATACGTCCCTAATTCTGGAGATGGCTTGAGAAGACTG ACATATAGGGTGACTGAATGGGATGCATCTCTCAGCAATTATTTGAAA GAGCTTGAAAAGTCAAAGCCTGTAGTTTTGGCTGGTGATCTGAACTGCGCTCATGAAGAGATTGACATATATAACCCTGCT GGTAACAAACGAAGTGCTGGGTTTACAGATGAAGAGAGGCAATCATTTGCAACAAACTTCTTGTCCAAGGGATTTGTAGATACTTTTAGAAGGCAGCACCCTGGAGTTGTTGGATATACTTACTGGGGTTATCGGCATGGTGGGCGCAAGACTAACAAAG GGTGGCGTCTAGACTATTTCCTTATATCAGAATCCATAGCTGACAAAGTTCATGACTCGTACATTATCCCTGATGTTACTGGGAGTGATCATTGTCCTATTGGCCTCATTCTTAAGCTTTAA
- the LOC112789671 gene encoding DNA-(apurinic or apyrimidinic site) endonuclease, chloroplastic isoform X2 codes for MRSKRRFSNSSEPVLPVVENKKDKKLKGLEASPVSKKYIAKESDVNSHSIEIERLRNDPAKMDTLTVEELRKTLRSIKVPAKGRKDDLLSALKSFMDNNDSCELDPQAREEHEKRLLAASENTSMEVTTKKVFDEDPVDDVNDISEISKHNEGKRRLKQSRSAKKTVKVANKKKLSVKSDDVSGCKPSREKRKVSSDIVSVVAQSEEITTAIQTEPWTVFAHKKPQKGWISYNPRTMRPPPLTQDTKFVKLLSWNVNGLRALLKLEGFSALARREDFDVLCLQETKLQEKDIEQIKQHLVDGYDNSFWTCSVSKLGYSGTSIISRIKPLSVRYGLGVSDHDGEGRLVTAEFDTFYLICGYVPNSGDGLRRLTYRVTEWDASLSNYLKELEKSKPVVLAGDLNCAHEEIDIYNPAGNKRSAGFTDEERQSFATNFLSKGFVDTFRRQHPGVVGYTYWGYRHGGRKTNKGWRLDYFLISESIADKVHDSYIIPDVTGSDHCPIGLILKL; via the exons ATGAGGTCTAAAAGACGTTTTTCGAATTCATCAGAACCTGTTTTACCAGTTGTTGAGAACAAGAAAGATAAGAAGCTTAAGGGGTTGGAAGCAAGTCCAGTTTCCAAAAAGTATATTGCAAAG GAAAGTGATGTTAACAGCCATTCCATTGAGATTGAGAGGTTAAGGAATGACCCGGCCAAAATGGACACGTTGACTGTTGAGGAACTACGGAAAACATTGAG GAGTATAAAGGTCCCCGCTAAAGGTCGTAAAGATGATCTTTTGTCTGCCTTGAAGAGTTTCATGGACAATAATGACTCTTGCG AGCTAGATCCTCAAGCACGAGAAGAACATGAGAAAAGACTCTTAGCTGCTTCAGAAAATACATCTATGGAAGTGACAACTAAGAAGGTATTTGATGAAGACCCTGTTGATGATGTCAATGATATTTCTGAGATAAGTAAACATAACGAGGGTAAAAGAAGATTAAAGCAATCCAGATCTGCAAAGAAAACTGTCAAGGTGGCAAACAAGAAGAAGTTGTCAGTGAAATCAGATGATGTTTCAG GTTGTAAGCCttctagagaaaagagaaaagtaTCTTCAGATATCGTTAGTGTTGTTGCACAATCAGAGGAGATCACTACAGCTATTCAAACTGAACCATGGACAGTTTTTGCACACAAGAAACCACAAAAAGGTTGGATTTCATATAATCCTAGAACTATGAGGCCCCCGCCTCTTACTCAGGATACAAAATTTGTCAAGCTTTTGTCATGGAATGTCAATGGATTGAGAGCATTGCTAAAACTAGAAGGATTTTCTGCACTTGCTCGAAGGGAAGACTTCGATGTATTGTGCTTGCAAGAGACTAAACTGCAG GAGAAAGATATTGAGCAAATCAAACAGCATCTAGTGGATGGCTATGATAACAGCTTTTGGACATGTAGTGTTTCTAAGCTTGGTTATTCTGGAACATCCATAATCTCAAGG ATAAAGCCACTTTCTGTTAGATATGGCCTTGGTGTATCTGATCATGATGGTGAGGGGAGACTTGTGACTGCAGAGTTTGATACATTTTACTTGATATGTGGATACGTCCCTAATTCTGGAGATGGCTTGAGAAGACTG ACATATAGGGTGACTGAATGGGATGCATCTCTCAGCAATTATTTGAAA GAGCTTGAAAAGTCAAAGCCTGTAGTTTTGGCTGGTGATCTGAACTGCGCTCATGAAGAGATTGACATATATAACCCTGCT GGTAACAAACGAAGTGCTGGGTTTACAGATGAAGAGAGGCAATCATTTGCAACAAACTTCTTGTCCAAGGGATTTGTAGATACTTTTAGAAGGCAGCACCCTGGAGTTGTTGGATATACTTACTGGGGTTATCGGCATGGTGGGCGCAAGACTAACAAAG GGTGGCGTCTAGACTATTTCCTTATATCAGAATCCATAGCTGACAAAGTTCATGACTCGTACATTATCCCTGATGTTACTGGGAGTGATCATTGTCCTATTGGCCTCATTCTTAAGCTTTAA
- the LOC112789671 gene encoding DNA-(apurinic or apyrimidinic site) endonuclease, chloroplastic isoform X1: MKQFLQFLSTTSTNLNSFAVIQKHLNTKTLVSPTVKAMRSKRRFSNSSEPVLPVVENKKDKKLKGLEASPVSKKYIAKESDVNSHSIEIERLRNDPAKMDTLTVEELRKTLRSIKVPAKGRKDDLLSALKSFMDNNDSCELDPQAREEHEKRLLAASENTSMEVTTKKVFDEDPVDDVNDISEISKHNEGKRRLKQSRSAKKTVKVANKKKLSVKSDDVSGCKPSREKRKVSSDIVSVVAQSEEITTAIQTEPWTVFAHKKPQKGWISYNPRTMRPPPLTQDTKFVKLLSWNVNGLRALLKLEGFSALARREDFDVLCLQETKLQEKDIEQIKQHLVDGYDNSFWTCSVSKLGYSGTSIISRIKPLSVRYGLGVSDHDGEGRLVTAEFDTFYLICGYVPNSGDGLRRLTYRVTEWDASLSNYLKELEKSKPVVLAGDLNCAHEEIDIYNPAGNKRSAGFTDEERQSFATNFLSKGFVDTFRRQHPGVVGYTYWGYRHGGRKTNKGWRLDYFLISESIADKVHDSYIIPDVTGSDHCPIGLILKL, from the exons ATGAAACAATTCTTGCAATTCCTGTCTACAACCTCTACCAATCTCAACAG TTTTGCAGTGATTCAGAAGCATTTGAATACGAAGACATTGGTTTCTCCTACTGTGAAAGCAATGAGGTCTAAAAGACGTTTTTCGAATTCATCAGAACCTGTTTTACCAGTTGTTGAGAACAAGAAAGATAAGAAGCTTAAGGGGTTGGAAGCAAGTCCAGTTTCCAAAAAGTATATTGCAAAG GAAAGTGATGTTAACAGCCATTCCATTGAGATTGAGAGGTTAAGGAATGACCCGGCCAAAATGGACACGTTGACTGTTGAGGAACTACGGAAAACATTGAG GAGTATAAAGGTCCCCGCTAAAGGTCGTAAAGATGATCTTTTGTCTGCCTTGAAGAGTTTCATGGACAATAATGACTCTTGCG AGCTAGATCCTCAAGCACGAGAAGAACATGAGAAAAGACTCTTAGCTGCTTCAGAAAATACATCTATGGAAGTGACAACTAAGAAGGTATTTGATGAAGACCCTGTTGATGATGTCAATGATATTTCTGAGATAAGTAAACATAACGAGGGTAAAAGAAGATTAAAGCAATCCAGATCTGCAAAGAAAACTGTCAAGGTGGCAAACAAGAAGAAGTTGTCAGTGAAATCAGATGATGTTTCAG GTTGTAAGCCttctagagaaaagagaaaagtaTCTTCAGATATCGTTAGTGTTGTTGCACAATCAGAGGAGATCACTACAGCTATTCAAACTGAACCATGGACAGTTTTTGCACACAAGAAACCACAAAAAGGTTGGATTTCATATAATCCTAGAACTATGAGGCCCCCGCCTCTTACTCAGGATACAAAATTTGTCAAGCTTTTGTCATGGAATGTCAATGGATTGAGAGCATTGCTAAAACTAGAAGGATTTTCTGCACTTGCTCGAAGGGAAGACTTCGATGTATTGTGCTTGCAAGAGACTAAACTGCAG GAGAAAGATATTGAGCAAATCAAACAGCATCTAGTGGATGGCTATGATAACAGCTTTTGGACATGTAGTGTTTCTAAGCTTGGTTATTCTGGAACATCCATAATCTCAAGG ATAAAGCCACTTTCTGTTAGATATGGCCTTGGTGTATCTGATCATGATGGTGAGGGGAGACTTGTGACTGCAGAGTTTGATACATTTTACTTGATATGTGGATACGTCCCTAATTCTGGAGATGGCTTGAGAAGACTG ACATATAGGGTGACTGAATGGGATGCATCTCTCAGCAATTATTTGAAA GAGCTTGAAAAGTCAAAGCCTGTAGTTTTGGCTGGTGATCTGAACTGCGCTCATGAAGAGATTGACATATATAACCCTGCT GGTAACAAACGAAGTGCTGGGTTTACAGATGAAGAGAGGCAATCATTTGCAACAAACTTCTTGTCCAAGGGATTTGTAGATACTTTTAGAAGGCAGCACCCTGGAGTTGTTGGATATACTTACTGGGGTTATCGGCATGGTGGGCGCAAGACTAACAAAG GGTGGCGTCTAGACTATTTCCTTATATCAGAATCCATAGCTGACAAAGTTCATGACTCGTACATTATCCCTGATGTTACTGGGAGTGATCATTGTCCTATTGGCCTCATTCTTAAGCTTTAA